The Fluviicola sp. genome segment AAGTCGATAACGGTATCAAATCCCTTTTTGTCGAGCAGTAAATCCCAGTCTATTTCTCCCTGGTGGTGGGAAACATCCAGTCCGACTGCTTTGTATCCCGGCGGGATGATCTCGTGGAAATGTGTCGATGTCTGGACCATTCCTTCTGTTTTGTACCAGAAGAAAAAGAATGCCAGAACCCCGGCTACAAGTGCGATCCAGATCCACCTGTTTTTACCTTTTTTGCGCGATGCCGATCTGCGTTTGGGAGCAGCTTTTTTACGGGTTTGTTTTCTTTTGGCCATTTTCTTCCTGCGAAATTAGGAGTAAAATGCAAATAAATGGATAGGAAGAGTAATATTGTTCAAAAGGTTCAAAAGGTTCAAGGGGTCGAACTGGTAGCAAATCAGCCGCGGCTGATCGTTGCGGTTTAAAGTTTTCAATGGCCGCTGGCTTAAATTGTATTTTAAACTTTTGGATCTTTAAACGATTGAACTTCCGAAGGAATGATCAAAGTTTGTAAACGGCCCAGTCCTCGGTATCCATTACCCTGGTAAGCGGCAAATAGAGTTCACCGCCGAGGTAGCGTTTCAGAATGACGATGTATTTGCATCCTTTTTGGTGAATATCTTCCCGGAATGAGGCATTCAGCAATTCGTCGTTGCTGGCTACCCAGCCTTTCCGGTGCGCAAAATAAATAGCTGTGGGGTTATCGCCGGTATTGACTGCAATCAGGTCGGAACGTTTGGAAAAGCTGTCCATGTATGCTTCCAGTTTCTCGAATGCCGCTTCGTGTTCTTTCAACCGGAAGTCGTGGAGTTGGTTCAGTGTTCCTTCCAGGACGATTAGTGTAAGTAAGATGATTTGAACGGTTTTATTCCGGAAGCCTGCAACGCCATAACCTGCAGCCAGGGCCATCAACGGAACAAATGGGATGATGTAGTAGGAGTGATGTGTGAAGGTGAAACCGGCTTTCAGAGCAATTACCAGGAAGGCCGCAAAACCTAGTCCGAGGATGCGTAAGAGCAATTTGTCCCGTTTCCGGAAAGCAAAGAACAATCCGGCCAGGAATAGCCCGAAGCCTGCGAATTTCAAGGCGGAATCGTAGAAGTGTTTCAATCCGTCGCCCAGGTTGTCGACCAATTCTTTTGCCCCGATGCTGATAGGTTTTCCCATGAAGAAATGCCAGAATTGATATTTTTCGACCAGGTAAGGAACCCAGCTGAAATACCACCAGGCGATGGGGGCGAGAATCATTCCGCTCACGGTAAAAAAGACGATTTTGAGACGGATAGATATGTATCTATTCAGGATGAAAAAGGCGTAGAGCACCAGTAGAAATCCGGCGGGCAGTTTCGCCAGTACACCTAAAAGGGTGAAGCAGGCAAAAAGCACTAAATTCAGCCACCGGCGCTTTTGTTCTTCGAAATAGCAGGCTGCATAATAAAACCCGATAATGACCAGGGAAGTGGCAAATGTGTCGGGCATGATTTTGCGGCTGTATGCAAACCAGATAGAAGCCAAAAGAATGATGGAAGCGTTGAATGCGGTTTCGGGGCTGAAATAGCGTTTCAACAACCGGAAAAAGTACCAGATTCCCAAACTGCTGACGATGAGGTTGATCAGGCGTCCGTACCAATGCCGGTAACCGAATATTTCCGAAACGCAGTAATCGAGGTAATTCAGGAGCGGGAATTCCATGCCGGTGATGCCGGTTTTTTCTCCTGCAAAATCAATACGCGGATAAAGGATATTGGCAGAACCTTCGTAAAAATTCCGGGTAACCATGGTTCCGGTTGTTTGTCTCCAGTTGTGAGCAACTTCAAGCGGAGGATTGGTAATTCCATACATGCGAACCAGGAAAAACAGGATGATCCAGAAGCGAATGTCTTTAAAAATGGGAAGTGCAAGGAATGATTTCACCGGTTTTCTTTAGAATGCTAAGTTAGGAGAAAACTTCTAAAAATGACCATATGTCCATAATATCAACATGGCAATATTGCAATGTTCAAATGTTGAGAAATGGCAATATTGAAAGATGGCGATGAGCCAAATTTGGAAATTCCTGATCGAATCCCGGGTTGAATTTCATGATATCCGGATATTATGATGTCTTGAGAACATGAGATTATGTTTTCGTGATATAACGATCACATATTGGTTGTCCGGAGGATTGCTCAGTCTATCTGTCAGTGCTCAGAGTTACTTGCGATCAATTTTCTATTAGACCTTCCAAACCCGAATTACTTCTTTTTGGGTTTTGCGTGCAATTTTTCAAGTGCTTTCCTGCGTTTTTGAAGTGTTTCGATGGTTTCCCGGCTCTGTTCGGTATAATCGACACCAAAAACGGTATGAATGTGCTTGACCAGGTTTTGGATACGGGAGATCCGTTCATCGTAAAACTGCAGTGTAACTCCGTGGTTGCTTTCCGGTTTCACCAATGCGATGTCCAACTCGTAGCGAAACAGGGAATACAGGGTAGGAACATTGGAATAGCGAAAGCTCTCATCCACGAACGCACGTGAAAACAGGGTGTTTTGTTGTTTCCAGATGGAATCCAGGACTTCGTTGCAGCGGTAATTTTCGCGGTAAGTGAGTTGTTTTTTCGGTGATTTCCGGATGGATTTGAAGGTTGGAACATCAGAGTAAAGACTGAAAGCCGGATGAATGGGAGCATGTGTCTTCGCCATAAATTCCGGGGACGGGTTGTAATAAGTGCGGTCCACAGAAATAATATTCAGCGATTTCATTGTTTTGGTTTGGGGATCAGGAACTGAGATTTTGGTTTTGGAACTGATCTCTGTCCAGGTGGGGTCCATGAGCATCCAATTCCCGTTTACCCGCACTATGTTCCATTGGTGATTGGTTTGGGTGCTTACCCGGTGAAATTTCCGGCCGATGTATTCAAAAACCGACATTTTGGTTTTTCCACTGATGGCAAAACAGGGAATGTTGCTTTTGGTGCACAGGTATTCGAAGACACGGGCAAAATCGCGACACACTCCTTTTGATTTCTTAGCAGTCAGTTCCGGGTTATAGAACGGAGCTTTCATGTCGCCCATGCGTTTTTTGTCGTATTTGAAACAAGCGCCCAGGTACCCGTAAAACAGCCAGACTTTTTCTTCGTCGTTTTGCGCGCAGGCATTGAGGTAACGGTGCGCAGCTTCCAGGTCTTTCCGGGTAGAAAGATCCAAAGACGAAACGATGCTGTCGAGAGAAAATTTGCGCTGATCTGAAATCTGAGCGAAAACGCCTGTACCTGCCAGGATGAAAACGAGTAAGGAAACCAGTTGGTGCTTTGCGATCATAAGGGTTTAACGTACGATTCAAACAGGGTTACACAAAAAAAGCGGAATTCTTTTCAGAACTCCGCTTCTCCGTTTATTTTTATAAAATTACTTTTTAGCGAAGTTCGGTGCCACGATCAGATCTTTTGTTCCATGGTTCCAGGAATAGAATCCTTCACCTGTTTTCACACCTTTTTTACCAGCAGTTACCATGTTTACCAATAGCGGACAAGGAGCGTATTTCGGGTTTCCGAAACCATCGTGAAGTACTTCCAGAATTGCCAGGCAAACATCCAAACCGATGAAATCTGCCAATTGCAACGGTCCCATCGGGTGAGCCATTCCCAGTTTCATGACCGTATCGATTTCTTCCACACCGGCAACACCTTCATACAAGGTATAAATGGCTTCGTTGATCATCGGCATTAAAATGCGGTTTGCCACGAATCCCGGGTAATCATTTACTTCAACAGGAACTTTGTTCAGTTTTCTGGAGGTTTCCATAATCAGGTTTGTTACCTCATCTGTTGTGGAATACCCGCGAATGATCTCAACCAGTTTCATCACCGGAACCGGGTTCATGAAGTGCATCCCGATTACTTTTTCCGGACGGTTGGTCACAGAAGCAATTTTCGTGATG includes the following:
- a CDS encoding glycosyltransferase family 39 protein, whose amino-acid sequence is MKSFLALPIFKDIRFWIILFFLVRMYGITNPPLEVAHNWRQTTGTMVTRNFYEGSANILYPRIDFAGEKTGITGMEFPLLNYLDYCVSEIFGYRHWYGRLINLIVSSLGIWYFFRLLKRYFSPETAFNASIILLASIWFAYSRKIMPDTFATSLVIIGFYYAACYFEEQKRRWLNLVLFACFTLLGVLAKLPAGFLLVLYAFFILNRYISIRLKIVFFTVSGMILAPIAWWYFSWVPYLVEKYQFWHFFMGKPISIGAKELVDNLGDGLKHFYDSALKFAGFGLFLAGLFFAFRKRDKLLLRILGLGFAAFLVIALKAGFTFTHHSYYIIPFVPLMALAAGYGVAGFRNKTVQIILLTLIVLEGTLNQLHDFRLKEHEAAFEKLEAYMDSFSKRSDLIAVNTGDNPTAIYFAHRKGWVASNDELLNASFREDIHQKGCKYIVILKRYLGGELYLPLTRVMDTEDWAVYKL
- a CDS encoding transglutaminase domain-containing protein, which codes for MIAKHQLVSLLVFILAGTGVFAQISDQRKFSLDSIVSSLDLSTRKDLEAAHRYLNACAQNDEEKVWLFYGYLGACFKYDKKRMGDMKAPFYNPELTAKKSKGVCRDFARVFEYLCTKSNIPCFAISGKTKMSVFEYIGRKFHRVSTQTNHQWNIVRVNGNWMLMDPTWTEISSKTKISVPDPQTKTMKSLNIISVDRTYYNPSPEFMAKTHAPIHPAFSLYSDVPTFKSIRKSPKKQLTYRENYRCNEVLDSIWKQQNTLFSRAFVDESFRYSNVPTLYSLFRYELDIALVKPESNHGVTLQFYDERISRIQNLVKHIHTVFGVDYTEQSRETIETLQKRRKALEKLHAKPKKK
- a CDS encoding 3-hydroxybutyryl-CoA dehydrogenase, which translates into the protein MKKVAVIGAGTMGNGIAHTFAQFGYTVSLIDVAQASLDKGLATITKNLDRQVAKEAITEADKAATLANITTFTSMEEGVKGVELVVEAATENVDLKLNIFKQLDALTPEDVILASNTSSISITKIASVTNRPEKVIGMHFMNPVPVMKLVEIIRGYSTTDEVTNLIMETSRKLNKVPVEVNDYPGFVANRILMPMINEAIYTLYEGVAGVEEIDTVMKLGMAHPMGPLQLADFIGLDVCLAILEVLHDGFGNPKYAPCPLLVNMVTAGKKGVKTGEGFYSWNHGTKDLIVAPNFAKK